Below is a window of Candidatus Cloacimonadota bacterium DNA.
TATGCAATGCCGTGTCATTTAATGAAATTAATGACATTTGAGAGGCTTGAGCCGTATGCGGTGAAAGTCGCACGTACGGTTCTTAGGAGAGAAGGAAGGAGTGATCTTTCTAACTTATCCGACACCACAATTGCTTTCGTATCGAAGATTTGTATTAAATCGAAGTTGGGATTTTCGTTAAAAAGTTGAATGGAAAGTTGAAGAAGCGGGGCAGTGACGAAGCTTTATGTTGCAAATTAATTAATACAGCAAATAATCACCGCCTGTAAATTCCCGTTGCATAAAGATAAGGAAAAATATTTCTTTACAGCGTTTGTTTTCCCATATTAAACTTACAAATCATTTGACTTCCATCTTGCTCCAAATAATTTGCCCAAAGATTTTTAGGAGATCGAAAATGAAGAAAATATTTATTTTGTTGTTTATTGGATTATTGCTTTTCAGTTGCGGAAAAAAAGCAAAAACTCCAACTGATGTTATCCAGATAGAATTCTGGAATTCTATGGGCGGTCCACTCGGTGAAGCTCTCATGTTTTTAGTGAATGAATTCAACGAAACTCACCCGGGAATATTTATCAATGCTATCAATATGGGAAATTATACTGCTCTTTCTCAGAAACTGATGGCTTCTCTGCAAACCGGAAATCAACCGGATATTGCTCAAGTTTTTGAATCCTGGACTGCTAATATGATCGATGGAGATGTTATTGTTCCGATCGAGGATTTTATCAAAAATGATCCTGATTTCACGGAACAAAAACTCGCTGATATTTATCCTGTTTTTATTCAAAGCAATACTGTTAATGGGAAACTCGTTACTTTTCCTTTTAATAAGAGCGTTCGAGTTCTTTACTACAATAAAGATATTTTTTTCCAGAATGGGATCGATCCCAATAAACCGCCGAAAACCTGGGATTCCTTCCTGGAATATTGCCGTAAACTGACTCTCGATGCTGATCAGAATGGAGTGAACGAACTTCATGGAACAACTTTGAAAATCAGTGCCTGGCAGTTTGAAAATCTTCTTCTGCAAGCTGGAGGAGAGATCATGTCCGCTGATGAAAAAGAAGCATTGTTCAACAGTCCTGAAGGAGTAGTTGCACTTGAATTCTTAACTCAACTTCTGAATGAGGATAAAACTGCATACCTTTCTCCGGGATATGAAGGTCAGAACGATTTTCTTGCCGGAAAAGTAGCTATGTATGAAGATTCCAGCGTATCGATAGCTTATATGAAAAAGACAGGAATCGATTTTAATATTGGCATTACATCCATTCCAATCAATAAAACGAAAAGGAATGTGATCAGCGGGACAAATATTGCGATCTTTAAAAGTGAAGATGAAAAAGTTCAGAAAGCTGCCTGGGAATTTATCAAATGGTTCACGGATACGAAGCAGACTGCAAAATGGTCGGAACTGACCTATTATATGCCGGTTCGTAAAAGTGCTTTTGAAGTTGCTGAACTTAAGAGCAGGTTAACCTCGAATCCGGAAATCGCAGATGTTTACGATCAGCTGAATTATGCAACTTTTGAACCGCAAATGAGCGAATGGTTCGAAACGAGAAAGTATCTCGAAGAACATGTTATTGAAAAAGTTGTTCGGGGAATTCTTTCTCCCCAGAAAGCTTTGAATAATGCCGCAGAGATGATCGAGAAGAAAATTAAAGATAGAAAAAGTTAGTGTAGCATAGAATTGTATTCTGTGAAAAGGAAAAAATATTAAAATTAGTATTCACATTTTGCAAAAATGTGTCACTCATTTTGGAGGTTCAGGAATGTTTAATAATTTGATAATTGAACATTCGTTTATAACAAAAGTGGTTTTTTATTCTAAATCCAATATAAAAATAAGGAGAAAAAATGAATATTAAGATCACTTTCCCGGATAATTCGATAAAAGAATATCCAAAAAATATCAGTCCTTTGGAAATTGCCGAAAGCATAAGTCATGGACTGGCAAAAGCAGTTATTTCTGCCAAGGTCAATGACCGGCTTGTTGATGTGAATTATCAAATTAAAGAA
It encodes the following:
- a CDS encoding ABC transporter substrate-binding protein produces the protein MKKIFILLFIGLLLFSCGKKAKTPTDVIQIEFWNSMGGPLGEALMFLVNEFNETHPGIFINAINMGNYTALSQKLMASLQTGNQPDIAQVFESWTANMIDGDVIVPIEDFIKNDPDFTEQKLADIYPVFIQSNTVNGKLVTFPFNKSVRVLYYNKDIFFQNGIDPNKPPKTWDSFLEYCRKLTLDADQNGVNELHGTTLKISAWQFENLLLQAGGEIMSADEKEALFNSPEGVVALEFLTQLLNEDKTAYLSPGYEGQNDFLAGKVAMYEDSSVSIAYMKKTGIDFNIGITSIPINKTKRNVISGTNIAIFKSEDEKVQKAAWEFIKWFTDTKQTAKWSELTYYMPVRKSAFEVAELKSRLTSNPEIADVYDQLNYATFEPQMSEWFETRKYLEEHVIEKVVRGILSPQKALNNAAEMIEKKIKDRKS